Proteins co-encoded in one Trueperella abortisuis genomic window:
- the pyk gene encoding pyruvate kinase, with product MRRAKIVCTLGPATDTKERIVELVKAGMNVARINASHGSHAEHEQRIDMVREAAEELGQAVAILVDLQGPKIRLGTFESGPVLLEQGDIFTITTEDVPGDKDLVSTTFKGLPGDCSPGDLILIDDGKVQVRVLSVDGPEVKTEVIIGGTVSNNKGVNLPGVAVSVPALSEKDKVDLEWALNYGADICALSFVRTAEDVKDVHAIMDMVGRRIPVIAKIEKPQAVTALNEIVSAFDGIMVARGDLGVELPLQQVPIVQKRAISIARREAKPVIVATQVLESMITSPTPTRAETSDCANAILDGADAVMLSGETSVGKYPIACVQTMASIIQYTEEHGLESIPKIGNLHRTRNGVITRSAMDIGEALGVKYLAVFTSSGQTARRMARLRARIPLLVFTPSNDIRQQLALTWGTQTIIVPEVEDTDHMIEQVDHALRDRGFAVDGDRVVVVSGMPAGKVGSTNTIRVHKMGETFSSVM from the coding sequence ATGCGCAGAGCGAAGATTGTATGTACGCTAGGTCCGGCCACCGACACCAAGGAACGAATCGTCGAACTTGTCAAGGCGGGCATGAACGTTGCCCGCATTAACGCCTCTCACGGCTCGCATGCTGAGCATGAGCAGCGCATTGACATGGTGCGCGAGGCGGCTGAAGAGCTCGGGCAGGCGGTGGCGATCCTCGTCGACCTCCAGGGGCCGAAGATCCGCCTCGGCACCTTCGAGTCCGGCCCGGTCCTCCTCGAGCAGGGCGACATCTTCACGATCACCACGGAGGATGTGCCGGGTGACAAGGACCTGGTCTCCACCACGTTCAAGGGTCTTCCTGGCGACTGCAGCCCGGGGGACCTGATCCTCATCGATGACGGCAAGGTGCAGGTTCGCGTCCTGTCCGTTGACGGCCCGGAGGTCAAGACCGAGGTCATCATCGGCGGAACTGTCTCGAACAACAAGGGCGTTAACCTCCCCGGCGTTGCGGTATCCGTGCCGGCCCTGTCGGAGAAGGACAAGGTCGACCTCGAGTGGGCGCTCAATTATGGCGCCGACATCTGCGCGCTGTCCTTCGTGCGCACGGCGGAGGACGTCAAGGACGTCCACGCGATCATGGACATGGTCGGCCGCCGCATCCCGGTCATCGCAAAGATCGAGAAGCCGCAGGCTGTCACCGCCCTGAACGAGATCGTCTCCGCGTTTGACGGCATCATGGTTGCCCGCGGCGACCTCGGCGTCGAGCTCCCGCTCCAGCAGGTGCCGATCGTGCAGAAGCGTGCCATCTCCATCGCGCGCCGCGAGGCCAAGCCGGTGATTGTTGCCACCCAGGTGCTCGAGTCGATGATCACTTCGCCCACGCCGACGCGCGCCGAGACCTCCGACTGCGCGAATGCCATCCTCGACGGTGCGGACGCGGTCATGCTTTCGGGCGAGACCTCGGTGGGCAAGTACCCGATCGCGTGCGTGCAGACGATGGCCTCGATCATCCAGTACACCGAGGAACACGGGCTGGAGTCGATCCCGAAGATCGGTAACCTTCACCGCACCCGCAACGGTGTTATCACCCGTTCGGCGATGGATATCGGGGAGGCCCTGGGCGTGAAGTACCTGGCGGTGTTCACCTCCTCGGGCCAGACGGCTCGGCGTATGGCCCGACTGCGTGCGCGTATCCCGCTGCTGGTCTTCACGCCGAGCAACGACATCCGCCAGCAGCTCGCCCTGACATGGGGAACGCAGACGATCATCGTGCCCGAGGTGGAGGACACCGACCACATGATCGAGCAGGTCGATCATGCCCTGCGTGATCGTGGTTTTGCCGTGGACGGCGACCGCGTCGTCGTCGTGTCAGGCATGCCTGCGGGCAAGGTCGGATCGACCAACACGATCCGCGTCCACAAGATGGGCGAGACATTCTCTTCGGTGATGTGA
- a CDS encoding PaaI family thioesterase produces the protein MTTLDKTLDITVEVNTPETCTVSMPTDRAHQPYGVVHGGINGVLVEHAGSLLAFANAPEGKVAVGTELSVSHVAANATALVRASASLIKVTRSSVISSVIVTDENGQVTAAGRLTCVFVRA, from the coding sequence ATGACCACACTCGACAAGACCCTTGACATCACCGTCGAAGTCAACACGCCCGAAACCTGCACCGTCTCCATGCCCACAGACCGCGCACACCAGCCCTACGGCGTCGTGCATGGAGGAATCAACGGGGTGCTGGTCGAGCACGCCGGCTCGCTCCTCGCGTTCGCGAACGCCCCCGAAGGCAAGGTCGCCGTGGGCACCGAGCTTTCTGTCTCCCACGTGGCGGCCAACGCAACCGCGCTGGTCCGGGCGAGCGCGAGCCTCATCAAGGTGACGCGATCCTCCGTCATTTCCTCGGTGATCGTCACCGACGAAAACGGCCAGGTGACCGCCGCCGGGCGGCTGACCTGCGTCTTCGTTCGCGCCTAA
- a CDS encoding ANTAR domain-containing response regulator: MKADTDPATVRVLVVEDETLIRLDIVETLQDAGYTVVAEGASGEEAVELAAEHNPDLIVMDVKMPVMDGLTAAEKILSEQQVAIVMLTAFSQRELVERARDAGAMAYVVKPFTPEHLIPAVEIAISRSQEIASLESEVSSLTEKFETRKRVDQAKGLLQEKMGLTEPEAFRWIQKTSMDRRLTMREVADAVVEQVGEK; encoded by the coding sequence ATCAAGGCAGATACCGATCCGGCAACCGTCAGGGTGCTCGTGGTCGAGGATGAGACCCTCATTCGCCTGGACATCGTGGAGACGCTCCAGGATGCGGGCTATACCGTGGTTGCCGAGGGCGCTTCGGGTGAGGAGGCGGTGGAGCTCGCCGCTGAGCACAACCCGGATCTTATCGTCATGGACGTGAAGATGCCGGTCATGGACGGGCTGACGGCGGCCGAGAAGATCCTCTCCGAGCAGCAGGTGGCGATCGTCATGCTTACCGCCTTCTCTCAGCGTGAGCTTGTCGAGCGTGCGCGGGACGCGGGCGCGATGGCCTACGTGGTCAAGCCCTTCACCCCGGAGCACCTGATCCCGGCGGTCGAGATCGCGATTTCGCGCTCGCAGGAGATCGCCTCGCTGGAGAGCGAAGTGTCTTCGCTGACCGAGAAGTTCGAGACCCGTAAGCGCGTGGATCAGGCGAAGGGCCTGCTTCAGGAGAAGATGGGCCTGACGGAGCCGGAGGCTTTCCGCTGGATCCAGAAGACGTCGATGGATCGGCGCCTGACGATGCGCGAGGTGGCGGACGCCGTCGTCGAGCAGGTGGGCGAGAAGTAG
- the rpsA gene encoding 30S ribosomal protein S1, with product MTTNNQTSTEVAINDIGTEEDLIAAVDETIKYFNDGDIVEGTVVKVDRDEVLLDIGYKTEGVIPSKELSIKHDIDPDDVVEVGDQIEALVLQKEDKEGRLLLSKKRAQYERAWDKIEEIKEADGVVTGTVIEVVKGGLILDIGLRGFLPASLVEMRRVRDLQPYIGRELQAKIIELDKNRNNVVLSRRSWLEQSQSEIRAHFLDTLQKGQVREGVVSSIVNFGAFVDLGGVDGLVHVSELSWKHIDHPSEVVEVGMPVTVEVLDVDMDRERVSLSLKATQEDPWQTFARTHHIGQVVPGRVTKLVPFGAFVRVEDGIEGLVHISELAQRHIDLPDQVAKVGDEVFVKVIDIDLERRRISLSLKQANEGVDPHSEDFDPSLYGMTAEYDEDGNYKYPEGFDPEANEWLEGYEENQAAWEAEYAKAEERWIAHKKQVLAHMEADAEAAAGGDASSAAEAPTSFSSGNDGAGTLASDEALAALREKLTGN from the coding sequence ATGACAACTAACAACCAGACCTCCACTGAGGTCGCGATCAACGACATCGGCACTGAAGAAGATCTCATTGCCGCTGTCGACGAAACCATCAAGTACTTTAACGACGGCGACATCGTTGAAGGAACCGTAGTCAAGGTCGACCGCGACGAGGTGCTGCTCGACATCGGCTACAAGACCGAGGGTGTTATCCCCTCCAAGGAACTTTCCATCAAGCACGACATCGATCCCGATGATGTTGTCGAAGTTGGTGACCAGATCGAGGCCCTCGTTCTCCAGAAGGAGGACAAGGAGGGTCGGCTTCTCCTGTCGAAGAAGCGTGCGCAGTACGAGCGGGCGTGGGACAAGATCGAGGAGATCAAGGAAGCGGACGGCGTCGTGACCGGTACGGTCATTGAAGTCGTCAAGGGCGGCCTCATCCTCGACATCGGCCTGCGCGGCTTCCTCCCGGCTTCCCTGGTCGAGATGCGCCGCGTGCGCGACCTGCAGCCCTACATCGGCCGTGAGCTGCAGGCCAAGATCATCGAGCTGGATAAGAACCGTAACAACGTCGTTCTTTCCCGCCGCTCCTGGCTCGAGCAGAGCCAGTCGGAGATCCGCGCTCACTTCCTCGATACCCTGCAGAAGGGCCAGGTCCGTGAGGGCGTCGTCTCCTCGATCGTCAACTTCGGCGCCTTCGTCGACTTGGGCGGCGTGGACGGCCTCGTGCACGTCTCCGAGCTGTCTTGGAAGCACATCGACCACCCGTCCGAGGTTGTCGAGGTTGGCATGCCCGTCACCGTCGAGGTGCTGGATGTGGACATGGATCGCGAGCGCGTCTCGCTGTCGCTCAAGGCTACCCAGGAAGATCCGTGGCAGACCTTCGCCCGCACCCACCACATCGGTCAGGTTGTGCCGGGCCGCGTGACCAAGCTGGTTCCGTTTGGTGCGTTCGTCCGCGTCGAGGACGGAATCGAAGGCCTGGTTCACATCTCCGAGCTGGCTCAGCGCCACATCGACCTGCCCGATCAGGTGGCCAAGGTCGGCGACGAGGTCTTCGTCAAAGTCATCGATATCGACCTCGAGCGTCGCCGCATCTCCCTGTCGCTCAAGCAGGCCAATGAGGGCGTCGATCCGCACTCGGAGGACTTCGACCCGTCGCTGTACGGCATGACCGCCGAGTACGACGAGGATGGCAACTACAAGTACCCCGAGGGCTTCGACCCGGAGGCGAACGAGTGGCTTGAGGGCTACGAGGAGAACCAGGCTGCCTGGGAGGCTGAGTACGCTAAGGCCGAGGAGCGCTGGATCGCTCACAAGAAGCAGGTCCTGGCCCACATGGAGGCTGATGCCGAGGCCGCTGCCGGCGGCGACGCTTCCTCCGCGGCCGAGGCGCCGACGTCGTTCTCTTCCGGTAACGACGGCGCCGGAACGCTCGCGTCCGACGAGGCTCTCGCCGCTCTGCGCGAGAAGCTGACGGGCAACTAA
- the trpC gene encoding indole-3-glycerol phosphate synthase TrpC translates to MTVLDDIIAGVRIDLAKREAAVSLDELKERAAKVPSPRNAMSALKPNDHHSVQVIAEVKRKSPSKGALADIPDPAYLAGLYEEGGAAVISVLTEERRFNGTLADLDAVRARVEIPVLRKDFIVTPYQVWEARAHGADLALIIVAALEDTVLTSLIERVHSLGMTALVEAHSRTEALRALDAGAQVIGINARNLKTLKVDMHTFDEVVDVVPDSVIRVAESGVASAQDMLNYARSGADAVLMGEVLVTNGNPRQTVRDMVAAGQHPSLYSI, encoded by the coding sequence ATGACTGTGCTCGATGACATTATCGCTGGTGTGCGCATCGACCTCGCCAAACGCGAGGCTGCCGTCAGCCTCGACGAGCTGAAGGAACGCGCCGCGAAGGTGCCCAGCCCACGCAACGCGATGAGCGCGCTCAAGCCCAACGATCACCACAGCGTGCAGGTCATCGCGGAGGTCAAGCGCAAGTCGCCGTCCAAGGGCGCGCTGGCCGACATCCCGGACCCGGCCTATCTCGCCGGCCTGTACGAGGAGGGCGGTGCGGCCGTGATCTCGGTGCTGACCGAGGAGCGCCGCTTCAACGGCACGCTGGCGGACCTGGACGCGGTGCGCGCTCGGGTTGAAATTCCGGTGCTGCGTAAGGACTTTATCGTCACGCCATACCAGGTGTGGGAGGCGCGCGCCCACGGCGCCGACCTGGCGCTTATCATCGTGGCGGCGCTGGAGGACACGGTGCTGACCTCGCTCATCGAGCGCGTCCACTCCCTTGGAATGACGGCGCTCGTCGAAGCGCATAGCCGCACCGAGGCGCTGCGCGCGCTCGATGCCGGGGCGCAAGTGATCGGCATCAACGCCCGCAACCTCAAGACCCTCAAGGTTGACATGCACACCTTCGACGAGGTGGTCGACGTCGTCCCCGATTCGGTGATCCGCGTGGCAGAGTCCGGTGTTGCCTCCGCCCAGGACATGCTCAACTATGCCCGTTCCGGAGCCGACGCGGTACTGATGGGCGAGGTGCTCGTGACGAACGGGAATCCGCGCCAGACGGTACGGGACATGGTGGCCGCCGGCCAACACCCCTCTCTATATTCGATCTAA
- the lgt gene encoding prolipoprotein diacylglyceryl transferase: MLTAIPSPSINVIPLGPVSIHFYALAILAGILAAWKIGDRRYVRWGGPEDVSIDVAVWMVLFGIVGARIYHVITTPDPYWGPNGDPLKALRIWEGGLGIWGGIAAGAVGGFIALHRRGLRFAPFADAVAPGVLIAQAVGRFGNYFNQELFGGPTDLPWGLRIDDAHLPAGYPSGTLFHPTFLYEAIWCVAMAGILLALEKKFRFKGGQTTLMYVILYVLGRVWIENMRIDTAQIVWGLRLNVWTSLIVLVAAVLIFLVLTKLRRSNPGLGEVYLPGKDPEAADGVVVPAAEHAESEEGDPAQAPTNE; the protein is encoded by the coding sequence GTGCTCACCGCCATTCCGTCACCGTCTATCAACGTGATCCCGCTCGGCCCGGTGTCCATCCACTTCTACGCCCTCGCCATCCTGGCCGGTATCCTTGCGGCCTGGAAGATCGGCGATCGGCGTTACGTGCGCTGGGGCGGCCCAGAGGATGTTTCCATCGACGTGGCGGTGTGGATGGTGCTGTTTGGCATCGTGGGCGCCCGGATCTACCACGTCATCACCACCCCGGACCCGTACTGGGGACCGAACGGCGACCCCCTCAAGGCCCTGCGGATCTGGGAGGGCGGTCTCGGCATCTGGGGTGGCATTGCCGCGGGGGCGGTCGGCGGTTTCATTGCGCTTCACCGGCGCGGTCTGCGTTTTGCGCCTTTCGCCGACGCCGTAGCGCCGGGCGTCCTCATCGCCCAGGCGGTCGGCCGCTTTGGCAACTACTTTAACCAGGAACTCTTCGGCGGCCCGACGGATCTACCGTGGGGACTGAGGATCGACGATGCCCACCTGCCCGCCGGCTACCCCTCGGGCACGCTCTTCCACCCCACTTTCCTCTATGAGGCGATCTGGTGCGTGGCTATGGCCGGGATCCTGCTTGCCCTGGAGAAGAAGTTCCGTTTCAAGGGTGGGCAGACCACGCTCATGTACGTCATCCTCTACGTGCTGGGCCGGGTTTGGATTGAGAACATGAGGATCGACACGGCCCAGATCGTCTGGGGGCTGCGGCTGAACGTGTGGACCTCGCTCATCGTGCTCGTGGCGGCGGTCCTCATCTTCCTCGTGTTGACCAAGCTACGCCGAAGCAATCCCGGGCTTGGCGAGGTCTATCTTCCGGGTAAGGATCCCGAAGCCGCGGACGGCGTCGTCGTTCCAGCTGCCGAACACGCTGAGAGCGAGGAAGGCGATCCGGCCCAAGCGCCGACGAACGAGTAA
- the trpA gene encoding tryptophan synthase subunit alpha, which yields MMYAADKIDQARAAGHAAFIAYLSAGYPDVDLSIEAARAVVDAGADVIEVGFPYSDPTMDGPIIQESGTKALERGLRRSDVFKMVEAVAESGAAALVMSYYNPIFRYGVDNFARDLANAGGAGLIIPDIIVEESGEWIEASNKYDLERIFLVAPSCTDERLRINAQAARGFVYAASRMGVTGLRATLSSDAESLVARTRAAGAKNVCVGIGVSTHDQAVEVAQFADGVIVGSAIIRALLENEGDREASLRRVREVATDIAIGAHTPREK from the coding sequence ATGATGTACGCGGCAGACAAGATCGACCAGGCTCGGGCGGCGGGCCACGCCGCATTCATCGCCTACCTGTCAGCGGGATACCCGGACGTGGACCTCTCCATCGAGGCGGCGCGGGCCGTCGTCGATGCGGGTGCGGACGTCATTGAGGTGGGCTTTCCCTATTCGGATCCGACCATGGACGGGCCGATTATCCAGGAGTCGGGCACGAAGGCGCTCGAGCGCGGTCTGCGGCGCTCGGACGTGTTCAAGATGGTCGAGGCCGTCGCGGAGTCGGGCGCGGCCGCCCTCGTCATGTCCTACTACAACCCGATCTTCCGCTACGGCGTGGACAACTTCGCCCGCGACCTCGCCAACGCCGGCGGCGCCGGCCTGATCATCCCCGACATCATCGTCGAGGAGAGCGGGGAGTGGATCGAGGCCTCGAACAAGTATGACCTGGAGCGCATCTTCCTCGTTGCGCCCTCGTGTACCGACGAACGGCTACGGATTAATGCCCAGGCCGCGCGCGGCTTCGTCTACGCCGCCTCGCGCATGGGTGTGACCGGCCTGCGTGCCACGCTCTCCTCCGACGCGGAGTCGCTGGTGGCACGTACGCGCGCGGCGGGTGCCAAGAACGTCTGTGTCGGCATCGGGGTCTCCACCCACGACCAGGCGGTTGAGGTGGCCCAGTTCGCCGACGGCGTCATCGTTGGTTCGGCCATCATCCGCGCGTTGCTAGAGAACGAGGGCGACCGCGAGGCGAGCCTGCGCCGCGTGCGTGAGGTCGCGACGGACATCGCCATCGGCGCCCATACCCCGAGGGAGAAGTAG
- the hisI gene encoding phosphoribosyl-AMP cyclohydrolase — protein MNERVKFDDKGLVPAIIQEEGTGEVLMLGYMDDLALERTLTTGRVWFWSRSRQEYWRKGDTSGAIQLVKSVAVDCDGDTVLVRVHQRGAACHTGERSCFLAGGELPVTIPDHVEGQ, from the coding sequence GTGAACGAACGCGTGAAGTTTGACGATAAGGGCCTGGTGCCGGCGATCATCCAAGAGGAGGGCACGGGGGAGGTCCTCATGCTCGGCTACATGGACGACCTCGCTCTCGAGCGAACTCTGACCACCGGGCGGGTCTGGTTTTGGTCGCGCTCCCGTCAGGAATACTGGCGCAAGGGTGATACCTCCGGGGCGATCCAGTTGGTCAAGAGCGTCGCGGTGGACTGCGACGGCGACACGGTCCTGGTCCGTGTCCACCAGCGTGGGGCGGCCTGCCACACGGGTGAGCGCAGCTGCTTCCTTGCCGGGGGAGAGTTACCCGTGACGATCCCCGACCACGTCGAGGGCCAGTGA
- the polA gene encoding DNA polymerase I encodes MTQETLLLLDGHSLAFRSFFALPADSFVTAQGQYTNAVHGFTSTLLKLVADYQPSHVAVAFDLPGGTFRTRQYADYKGGRAATPEEFKGQISVIQQVLDVLGMAWLTVEDYEADDIVATLATRGEERGMKVYISSGDKDTYQLVDEAITLIYPMPRSQMAVLDPAGIEAKAGVKPELYSDLAALVGEGADNIPGVPLWGPKTAAKWLNHYGSLDNLLEHADEVGGKTGANLRDHMEMVRRNRALNTLVCDLPIVEDLDELRPAGVAREEMHELFDTLDFTRLRERVLRELPMRGGERAEAAEPAVEATLVPAGSVSFAEFLASHEGPWGIEVDGDRRAMRGDVVGFAVACADHYVYYGERAGLDVTDERALVAFLEDGDQPKVGHGTKGLAHAWKGVGVSLAGVVGDTEIGAYLLHPDQRTYDLADLAQRYLDQDISAGGDDTLGIGADGAIIRSATAQRAGVLLDLQEAFAGELSKADPAGALVELELSVAKVLFEMESVGIAVDEDLLESLYHAFNTRVEDAARKAHEAIDDYSVNLSSPKQLQEVLFERMKLPVTKKTKSGYTTNADALAELLAKIAYREDDVAVAAQEFLAGLLEHRDALKLRQSVEGLQRSVISGRIHTTYQQTVAATGRLSSTDPNLQNIHARTEEGRQIRGVFVPGQGYDYLMTADYSQIEMRLMAHLSGDADLIEAFRRGADLHSFVASRVFGVAQEAVTSEQRSKIKAMSYGLAYGLSSYGLSQQLHITVGEAEALMKDYDARFGKVRQYLSAVVDQARKDGYTSTIWGRRRYLPGLDSPNRQLREAAERMALNAPIQGSAADIIKFAMVAVHDSLTKAGLASRVLLQVHDELVLEVKAEEAESVERIVREEMEKAAQLSVPLSVSVGVGRNWRDAAH; translated from the coding sequence GTGACTCAAGAAACTCTGCTTTTGCTCGACGGCCACTCTCTGGCCTTCCGCTCGTTCTTCGCCCTACCCGCCGATTCCTTTGTCACGGCTCAGGGCCAGTACACGAACGCTGTACACGGTTTTACATCCACCTTGCTCAAGCTCGTGGCCGACTATCAGCCCAGCCACGTGGCCGTTGCCTTTGATTTGCCTGGCGGCACGTTCCGCACGCGCCAGTATGCGGATTACAAGGGTGGGCGTGCGGCCACGCCGGAGGAGTTCAAGGGCCAGATCTCGGTTATTCAGCAGGTGTTGGACGTGCTCGGGATGGCCTGGCTGACGGTGGAGGATTACGAGGCGGACGACATCGTGGCAACGCTCGCCACGCGCGGCGAGGAACGCGGGATGAAGGTCTACATCTCCTCCGGCGATAAGGATACGTACCAGCTGGTGGATGAGGCTATCACGCTGATCTACCCGATGCCGCGATCCCAGATGGCGGTGCTCGACCCGGCCGGTATCGAGGCGAAGGCGGGCGTGAAGCCGGAGCTGTACTCGGATCTGGCGGCTCTCGTGGGCGAGGGCGCGGACAACATCCCGGGTGTGCCCCTGTGGGGTCCGAAGACAGCGGCGAAGTGGCTCAATCACTACGGTAGTTTGGACAACCTGCTCGAGCACGCAGACGAGGTAGGCGGAAAGACGGGTGCGAACCTGCGCGACCATATGGAGATGGTGCGCCGTAACCGCGCGCTCAACACCCTAGTGTGCGACCTTCCGATCGTGGAGGACCTTGACGAGCTGCGCCCGGCGGGCGTCGCCCGGGAGGAAATGCACGAGCTATTTGACACCCTCGACTTCACCCGACTTCGTGAACGGGTGCTACGTGAGTTGCCGATGCGCGGCGGTGAGCGGGCCGAGGCGGCTGAACCAGCGGTGGAGGCCACGCTTGTGCCAGCGGGTAGCGTGTCGTTCGCGGAGTTCCTCGCCAGTCACGAGGGCCCGTGGGGGATTGAGGTTGACGGGGATCGGCGTGCGATGCGCGGAGACGTGGTGGGCTTCGCCGTGGCCTGCGCGGATCACTATGTCTATTACGGCGAGCGCGCCGGGCTGGACGTTACCGACGAGCGGGCGCTCGTGGCTTTCCTTGAAGACGGCGACCAGCCCAAGGTCGGGCACGGCACGAAGGGGCTCGCCCACGCCTGGAAGGGCGTGGGGGTGAGTCTTGCCGGCGTCGTTGGGGACACGGAGATTGGGGCTTACCTGCTCCACCCAGACCAGCGCACCTACGACCTGGCCGATCTGGCCCAACGTTACCTCGATCAGGACATCTCCGCGGGCGGGGACGACACGCTGGGCATCGGAGCGGACGGCGCGATCATCCGCTCCGCAACGGCCCAGCGTGCCGGCGTGCTCCTGGACCTGCAGGAGGCCTTCGCTGGCGAGCTGAGCAAGGCTGATCCGGCTGGGGCGCTTGTCGAGCTTGAACTGTCGGTGGCGAAGGTGCTTTTCGAAATGGAAAGTGTCGGCATCGCGGTGGATGAAGATCTACTGGAGTCCCTTTACCACGCTTTCAACACGCGCGTGGAGGATGCGGCGCGCAAGGCGCACGAGGCAATCGACGACTACTCGGTTAACCTCTCAAGTCCGAAGCAGCTACAGGAGGTCCTCTTTGAGCGTATGAAGTTGCCCGTGACGAAGAAGACGAAGTCGGGGTACACCACGAACGCGGATGCTCTCGCCGAGCTGCTGGCCAAGATTGCCTACCGGGAGGACGACGTTGCGGTGGCGGCACAGGAGTTCCTCGCCGGGCTCCTCGAGCATCGCGACGCGCTCAAGCTCCGCCAGTCGGTGGAGGGGCTGCAGCGCTCCGTTATTTCCGGGCGGATCCATACCACGTACCAGCAGACGGTGGCGGCAACGGGCCGCCTGTCCTCAACGGACCCGAACCTGCAAAACATCCACGCCCGCACGGAGGAGGGCCGCCAAATCCGGGGCGTGTTTGTTCCGGGGCAGGGGTATGACTACCTGATGACGGCCGACTACTCCCAGATCGAGATGCGCCTCATGGCCCACCTTTCCGGGGACGCGGATCTGATCGAAGCCTTCCGCCGGGGCGCGGACCTTCACAGCTTCGTCGCATCCCGCGTGTTCGGAGTGGCGCAGGAGGCGGTCACGAGCGAGCAGCGTTCGAAGATTAAGGCGATGAGCTACGGGCTCGCCTACGGTCTGTCCTCCTACGGGCTCTCCCAGCAGCTCCACATCACGGTGGGGGAGGCCGAGGCGCTCATGAAGGACTACGACGCCCGCTTCGGCAAGGTACGCCAGTATCTGAGCGCGGTTGTCGATCAGGCGCGCAAGGATGGCTACACCTCGACGATCTGGGGGCGGCGTCGGTACCTGCCGGGGCTTGACAGCCCCAACCGCCAGCTACGCGAGGCAGCCGAGCGCATGGCCCTCAATGCCCCGATCCAGGGTTCGGCGGCGGACATCATCAAATTCGCGATGGTCGCCGTCCACGATTCCCTCACGAAAGCCGGTCTCGCCTCGCGCGTCCTGCTTCAGGTTCACGACGAACTCGTGCTTGAGGTGAAGGCCGAGGAGGCCGAGAGTGTGGAGCGGATCGTGCGCGAGGAAATGGAAAAAGCGGCGCAACTGTCGGTGCCGTTGTCCGTGAGCGTGGGGGTCGGGCGTAACTGGCGCGACGCGGCTCACTGA
- the trpB gene encoding tryptophan synthase subunit beta, translating to MRLAQVQGPYFDEFGGRFIPEALVKALSELEQAWLALRQDPDFNAELDHLHRTYSGRPSIITEAPRFGAQYCGGARIILKREDLNHTGSHKINNVLGQALLTRTLGKKRVIAETGAGQHGVATATAAALLGLECTVYMGAKDARRQALNVARMELLGAKVVAVDNGSKTLKDAINEAFRDWVTNIDSTNYIFGTAAGPHPFPTLVRDLQKIIGEEARAQILELTGELPDAVVACVGGGSNAIGMFNAFLDDPTVRLVGGEAGGEGVATGRHAASITQGDVGVLHGSKTYVLQDEDGQTIESTSISAGLDYPGVGPEHAWLARSGRAEYWPINDDEAMEAFRALSRTEGIIPAIESAHALAVAMKLGKEAAAKGEKITIAVSLSGRGDKDMETAMTYFDLAKENA from the coding sequence ATGCGACTAGCTCAGGTACAGGGACCCTATTTTGACGAGTTCGGGGGCCGCTTCATCCCCGAGGCGCTTGTGAAAGCGCTTTCCGAGCTGGAGCAGGCGTGGTTGGCCCTGCGGCAGGACCCGGACTTCAACGCCGAGCTCGACCACCTACACCGCACCTACTCGGGCAGACCCTCCATCATCACGGAGGCACCCCGCTTCGGCGCGCAATACTGTGGGGGCGCCCGAATCATTTTGAAGCGCGAGGACCTCAACCACACGGGTAGCCACAAGATCAACAATGTGCTCGGCCAGGCCCTCCTCACTCGCACGCTCGGCAAGAAGCGCGTGATCGCGGAGACCGGAGCGGGCCAGCACGGGGTGGCTACCGCGACTGCGGCCGCGCTCCTCGGGTTGGAATGCACGGTGTACATGGGGGCCAAGGACGCCCGACGCCAGGCTCTCAATGTGGCCCGCATGGAGCTACTGGGCGCGAAGGTCGTGGCAGTGGACAACGGCTCGAAGACGCTCAAGGACGCGATTAACGAAGCCTTCCGCGATTGGGTGACGAACATCGATTCCACCAACTACATCTTCGGTACGGCCGCCGGGCCGCACCCGTTCCCAACCCTCGTGCGCGATCTGCAAAAGATCATCGGAGAGGAGGCCCGCGCCCAGATCCTGGAGCTGACGGGCGAACTGCCCGACGCCGTCGTGGCGTGCGTGGGCGGCGGATCGAACGCGATCGGCATGTTTAACGCCTTCCTCGACGACCCCACGGTTCGCCTGGTCGGCGGCGAGGCCGGCGGCGAGGGCGTTGCCACCGGGCGACACGCGGCGTCCATCACCCAGGGCGACGTCGGCGTGCTACACGGCTCGAAGACGTACGTGCTTCAGGATGAGGACGGCCAGACGATCGAGTCCACCTCGATCTCGGCGGGCCTGGACTACCCCGGAGTCGGCCCTGAGCACGCCTGGCTCGCGCGCAGCGGCCGCGCCGAGTACTGGCCCATCAACGACGACGAGGCGATGGAGGCCTTCCGGGCGCTGTCGCGTACCGAGGGCATCATCCCGGCCATCGAATCCGCCCACGCCCTCGCCGTCGCGATGAAGCTCGGCAAGGAAGCGGCCGCGAAGGGCGAGAAGATCACGATCGCCGTCTCGCTCTCCGGGCGCGGCGATAAGGACATGGAGACGGCAATGACGTATTTCGACCTGGCCAAGGAGAACGCATGA